A stretch of Lactuca sativa cultivar Salinas chromosome 6, Lsat_Salinas_v11, whole genome shotgun sequence DNA encodes these proteins:
- the LOC111890505 gene encoding protein HLB1, whose protein sequence is MSTNDQSSELQNGDANPQPDSELHLPEDTAIHSTNNDEGDSSKLNQPIQSGDNDIAPEGVDPKPQGGAEEESDKERTIESKDNAELPKEEGSRTFTMRELLNELKNGDEASEVSEVVATPAAAPRHSQESTKQHTEKNSAAMDLINSITGSDEEGRSRQRILTFAAKRYASAIERNPDDYDALYNWALVLQESADNVNSDASSPSKDALLEEACRKYDEATRLNPTLHDAYYNWAIAISDRAKMRGRTKEAEELWKQATNNYEKAVQLNWNSPQALNNWGLALQELSAIVPAREKQTIVKSAISKFRAAIQLQFDFHRAIYNLGTVLYGLAEDTSRTGGQDVSPNELYSQSAIYIAAAHALKPNYSVYTSALKLVRSMLPLPYLKVGYLTAPPPGNPIAPHGDWKRTQFVLNHEGLQQIQNGERATVKVEIPDIVSVSPCADLTLPPGPSICIDTIHGQIFLIADSWEYLDTWLDAIRLVYTIFARGKTDVLAGIITG, encoded by the exons ATGTCTACAAACGATCAGAGCTCCGAATTACAGAACGGCGATGCCAATCCTCAACCAGATTCCGAACTCCATCTACCCGAAGACACCGCGATCCACTCAACTAATAACGATGAGGGTGATTCTTCGAAGCTTAATCAACCGATCCAATCCGGTGATAATGATATTGCTCCAGAGGGAGTAGATCCGAAACCCCAAGGAGGAGCAGAAGAAGAATCCGATAAAGAGCGGACGATCGAATCAAAGGACAATGCGGAGCTACCGAAAGAAGAGGGGAGCCGAACTTTCACTATGAGAGAATTGTTGAATGAATTGAAGAATGGCGATGAAGCGTCTGAAGTGTCTGAAGTCGTCGCAACTCCTGCTGCTGCACCTCGTCATAG TCAAGAAAGCACAAAACAACATACAGAAAAGAATAGTGCTGCCATGGACTTGATCAATAGTATCACAGGTTCTGATGAGGAAGGTCGATCAAGACAACGGATTCTTACATTTGCAGCAAAAAG GTATGCAAGTGCAATAGAAAGAAATCCAGATGATTATGATGCACTTTATAATTGGGCATTAGTTCTTCAG GAAAGTGCAGATAATGTAAACTCAGATGCAAGTTCACCATCCAAAGATGCTTTACTTGAAGAGGCTTGCAGAAAGTATGATGAAGCTACCCGTTTAAACCCTACACTTCACGAT GCTTATTATAACTGGGCTATTGCCATATCTGATCGGGCCAAAATGCGTGGGCGTACAAAGGAAGCTGAAGAACTATGGAAACAG GCGACAAATAATTATGAAAAAGCTGTTCAACTAAACTGGAACAGTCCCCAG GCTCTCAACAACTGGGGTCTTGCATTACAG GAACTAAGTGCAATTGTTCCCGCACGTGAGAAACAAACAATAGTAAAAAGTGCAATCAGCAAG TTTCGTGCAGCTATACAGTTGCAATTCGATTTCCATAGGGCCATTTACAACCTAGGCACTGTTCTG TATGGATTAGCAGAAGACACATCAAGAACCGGAGGACAAGATGTGTCCCCCAACGAATTATACAGTCAATCTGCTATTTACATTGCTGCTGCTCATGCATTGAAGCCAAATTATTCC GTTTACACCAGTGCCTTGAAGCTTGttagatccatg ctGCCTCTACCTTATTTAAAAGTCGGGTATCTTACTGCACCACCACCGGGCAATCCCATCGCGCCACATGGCGACTGGAAACGCACACAATTTGTTTTGAACCATGAAGGCCTCCAACAG ATTCAAAATGGAGAGAGAGCAACTGTTAAAGTGGAAATTCCGGATATTGTGTCGGTATCACCATGTGCGGATTTGACTTTGCCACCTGGCCCTTCCATTTGCATTGATACAATTCATGGACAAATTTTCTtg ATTGCGGACTCATGGGAATATTTGGACACGTGGCTTGATGCTATTCGGCTAGTTTACACTATTTTTGCAAGAGGTAAGACGGATGTTTTAGCGGGCATAATTACGGGATAA